A single genomic interval of Candidatus Edwardsbacteria bacterium harbors:
- a CDS encoding serine hydroxymethyltransferase translates to MSDLKNKDPEIFKSIIDETERQEYGLELIASENFVSEEVMEAQGSVMTNKYAEGYPGKRYYGGCEFVDVAENIARDRAKKLFDCEYANVQPHSGSTANQAVYFTFCQPGDVVLGMDLAHGGHLTHGSPVSFSGKMYKIFSYGVKKETGYIDMDDAAKKAREHKPKMIIVGASAYSRHYDFAKFREIADEVGAYLFADVAHPAGLIAAGLHPSPIPHCHVVTTTTHKTLRGPRGGMVLIGQDSENPFGIKLKTKAGERLKMMSEVMDSTVMPGIQGGPLMHVIAAKAVAFKEALEPSFKTYAQQVIDNARALAASLVERGYSIVSGGTDNHLMLIDLTDKNITGKEAENALHAAGITVNKNMVPFDTRSPFVTSGFRMGTAALTTRGMKQNEMKLVAGMIDKVLSNIGNESKIKEVSGEIRELCRQFPLYPNLLKG, encoded by the coding sequence ATGAGCGATCTTAAGAACAAAGACCCGGAAATATTTAAATCCATCATCGACGAGACCGAACGCCAGGAATACGGCCTGGAGCTGATAGCCTCCGAGAATTTCGTCTCCGAAGAGGTGATGGAGGCCCAGGGCTCGGTGATGACCAACAAGTATGCCGAGGGCTATCCCGGTAAACGCTACTATGGCGGCTGCGAGTTCGTGGACGTGGCCGAGAATATCGCCCGGGACCGGGCCAAAAAACTCTTCGACTGCGAATACGCCAACGTCCAGCCGCATTCCGGCTCCACCGCCAACCAAGCGGTATACTTTACATTCTGCCAGCCGGGCGACGTGGTGCTGGGGATGGACCTGGCCCACGGCGGACACCTGACCCACGGCTCGCCGGTGTCCTTCTCGGGAAAGATGTATAAAATATTCTCCTACGGGGTCAAAAAGGAGACCGGATATATCGACATGGATGACGCGGCCAAGAAGGCCCGGGAGCACAAGCCCAAGATGATCATCGTGGGGGCCTCGGCCTACAGCCGGCATTACGATTTCGCCAAATTCCGGGAGATCGCCGACGAGGTGGGCGCCTACCTGTTCGCCGATGTGGCCCATCCGGCCGGGCTGATCGCCGCCGGACTGCATCCCTCGCCCATTCCCCATTGCCATGTGGTCACCACCACCACCCATAAGACCCTGCGCGGCCCGCGGGGCGGGATGGTGCTGATCGGCCAGGACAGCGAAAACCCCTTCGGGATCAAGCTCAAGACCAAGGCCGGTGAGCGGCTGAAGATGATGTCCGAGGTGATGGACAGCACCGTGATGCCCGGCATCCAGGGCGGCCCGCTGATGCACGTGATCGCCGCCAAGGCGGTAGCATTCAAGGAGGCGTTGGAGCCGTCATTCAAGACTTACGCCCAGCAGGTGATCGACAATGCCCGGGCTTTGGCCGCCAGCCTGGTGGAGAGGGGATATTCCATCGTCTCCGGCGGCACCGACAACCATCTGATGCTGATAGATCTGACCGACAAGAACATCACCGGCAAGGAGGCCGAGAATGCCCTGCATGCCGCCGGGATCACCGTCAACAAGAACATGGTGCCGTTCGACACCCGCAGCCCCTTCGTGACCTCCGGCTTCCGGATGGGCACCGCGGCCCTGACCACCCGGGGCATGAAGCAGAATGAGATGAAGCTGGTGGCCGGTATGATCGACAAGGTCCTGTCAAATATCGGAAACGAAAGCAAAATCAAAGAAGTATCCGGCGAGATCAGGGAGCTGTGCCGGCAATTTCCCCTGTATCCCAACCTATTGAAAGGATAA
- a CDS encoding cytidine/deoxycytidylate deaminase family protein — protein MPLKKKAARPAKISGRAKILPGKKARPSWEKFFIDLARMVSTRSTCLRRQVGAVVVRDKRILATGYNGAPSGMEHCDQVGCIREQLKVPSGERHEICRAIHAEQNAIIQAATFGVSLAGGTIYITHHPCVLCSKMLINSGIKKVVYQQGYPDELSRLMLKEAKLKTTKCRP, from the coding sequence ATGCCGCTTAAGAAGAAAGCCGCCAGACCGGCCAAAATATCCGGCCGGGCTAAAATATTGCCCGGGAAAAAAGCCCGGCCCAGCTGGGAGAAGTTTTTTATTGACCTGGCCCGGATGGTCTCCACCAGGTCCACCTGCCTGCGGCGCCAGGTGGGGGCGGTGGTGGTGCGCGATAAGCGGATACTGGCCACCGGTTATAACGGGGCTCCTTCGGGGATGGAGCATTGCGACCAGGTGGGCTGCATTCGGGAGCAGCTGAAAGTGCCCTCCGGCGAGCGTCACGAGATCTGCCGGGCCATCCATGCCGAGCAGAACGCCATCATCCAGGCGGCCACCTTCGGGGTGTCGCTGGCCGGGGGCACCATCTACATAACCCATCACCCCTGCGTGCTGTGCTCCAAGATGCTCATCAACTCCGGGATCAAGAAGGTGGTGTACCAGCAGGGCTATCCGGATGAGCTATCACGCCTGATGCTCAAGGAAGCAAAACTCAAAACAACCAAGTGCCGGCCATGA
- the folK gene encoding 2-amino-4-hydroxy-6-hydroxymethyldihydropteridine diphosphokinase encodes MKTAREKAIRAYIGLGSNLGKRLGNIRSAIAALEQVPGIAINTISSVYETEPLGNVSQPKFLNSVAEIETGLPAAELLMTLQRIEKHLGRKRQLKDEPRIIDLDILYYDRLVISTEELSIPHAQATQRAFVMIPLLEISPNLVDPSRKKKISEILASLDAKGQGVRKLDKSRY; translated from the coding sequence ATGAAAACAGCCAGGGAGAAGGCCATCCGGGCTTACATAGGATTGGGCTCCAACCTGGGCAAGCGCCTGGGAAACATCCGGAGCGCCATCGCCGCGCTGGAGCAGGTCCCGGGCATTGCCATCAATACCATCTCCTCGGTCTACGAGACCGAGCCGTTGGGAAATGTCAGCCAGCCAAAATTCCTTAATTCGGTGGCGGAGATCGAGACCGGGCTGCCGGCCGCCGAACTGCTGATGACCCTGCAGCGGATAGAAAAACACCTGGGCCGGAAGCGGCAGCTAAAGGATGAACCCCGGATCATCGACCTGGATATCCTGTACTACGATCGGCTGGTGATCAGCACCGAGGAATTGTCCATCCCCCATGCCCAGGCAACCCAGAGGGCCTTCGTGATGATCCCCCTGCTGGAGATCTCCCCGAATCTGGTCGACCCCTCCCGTAAAAAGAAAATAAGCGAAATCCTGGCAAGCTTGGACGCCAAAGGCCAGGGCGTGAGAAAATTAGATAAGAGCAGATATTAA